The Gordonia sp. KTR9 genome contains a region encoding:
- a CDS encoding MMPL family transporter, whose amino-acid sequence MNPPTPSRRVSRLRWILPALLVIGWLALGSVGGPFAGKLGDVQANDNTSFLPASAEATEVSRLEADFVDSSEIPAVVVAERTSGITDADLAFVSDAVATVAGTDGISERTSPPIRSQDGQAIQMIVPVDSSGEVSGSIEALRAELANGPPEGLSLYVTGPAGTAGDLTIAFGGIDGLLLLVAGAVVILILIVVYRSPILPFVVIVSAVFALGLASLLVYVLASNDVLTLNGQSQGILFILVFGAATDYALLLVSRYREELRVTDDKYDAIKAAWRATLEPVAASAGTVIAGVLCLLLSDLNSNRGLGPVAAIGIAASFLASMTFLPAALTLLGRTAFWPKRPVLDPDSAQRDDSSNHRFWGALANRIGRHPRRFWVATTLLLVFFALFLPQFKADGVAQSDTFLVPVESQEGQEVLTAHFDAGDGSPAVIIANGASWQQVQTAAANVEGVAEVVPVTDPGGAPKTVDGRVALQATLTDPADSLAAEETIGQLRDAVGNVNGADALVGGPTAVDLDTKTTAIHDRNLIIPIVSIVVLLILCALLRAIVAPILLMATVILSFAATLGISSIVFNHILGFPGADPVVPLFAFVFLVALGIDYNIFLMTRVREEALQIGTRRGVLRGLTVTGGVITSAGVVLAATFSALAVIPLIFLAQIAFIVAFGVLLDALIVRTLLVPALVYDIGRPVWWPSALAKKEDVPEDKELVGP is encoded by the coding sequence GATGGATTCTGCCAGCCCTGTTGGTCATCGGATGGCTGGCCCTGGGCTCCGTCGGCGGGCCGTTCGCCGGGAAACTCGGCGACGTGCAGGCCAACGACAACACCTCGTTCCTACCCGCATCCGCCGAGGCCACCGAGGTCTCCCGACTCGAAGCCGACTTCGTCGACTCCTCTGAGATCCCGGCGGTGGTCGTCGCCGAACGTACAAGCGGCATCACCGACGCCGACCTCGCGTTCGTGTCCGACGCCGTGGCCACGGTGGCCGGCACCGACGGGATCTCTGAACGAACGTCGCCGCCGATCCGCTCTCAGGACGGTCAGGCCATCCAGATGATCGTGCCCGTGGACTCCTCGGGCGAGGTATCGGGGAGCATCGAGGCGCTGCGTGCGGAACTCGCGAACGGCCCGCCCGAGGGGCTGTCGCTGTACGTGACCGGGCCCGCGGGCACCGCCGGCGATCTCACCATCGCATTCGGCGGAATCGACGGCCTGCTGCTACTGGTTGCCGGTGCGGTCGTGATCCTGATCCTGATCGTGGTGTACCGCAGTCCCATTCTCCCGTTCGTCGTCATCGTGTCCGCCGTGTTCGCGCTCGGACTCGCGAGCCTGCTGGTCTACGTACTCGCCTCGAACGACGTGCTGACCCTCAACGGTCAGAGCCAGGGCATCCTCTTCATCCTGGTGTTCGGTGCGGCGACGGATTACGCCCTGCTACTGGTGTCCCGCTATCGAGAAGAACTACGCGTGACCGACGACAAGTACGACGCGATAAAGGCCGCGTGGCGCGCCACTCTCGAGCCGGTCGCGGCCTCCGCCGGCACGGTCATCGCCGGAGTCCTGTGCCTGCTGCTGTCGGACCTGAATTCCAACCGCGGACTCGGCCCGGTAGCGGCCATCGGTATCGCGGCGTCCTTCCTGGCCTCGATGACATTCCTTCCCGCGGCTCTGACACTGCTGGGACGCACCGCATTCTGGCCGAAGCGTCCGGTCCTCGATCCCGACTCGGCGCAGCGAGACGACAGCAGCAACCATCGTTTCTGGGGCGCCCTGGCGAACCGGATCGGGCGACACCCCCGCCGCTTCTGGGTGGCCACCACGCTGCTTCTGGTCTTCTTCGCGTTGTTCCTCCCCCAGTTCAAGGCCGACGGCGTCGCGCAGTCCGACACCTTCCTCGTGCCGGTGGAGTCGCAAGAGGGCCAAGAGGTACTCACCGCCCACTTCGACGCCGGGGACGGTTCGCCCGCGGTCATCATCGCCAACGGCGCATCGTGGCAACAGGTTCAGACCGCCGCAGCGAACGTCGAGGGCGTGGCCGAGGTCGTTCCGGTCACCGACCCGGGGGGCGCACCCAAGACCGTCGACGGACGGGTCGCACTTCAGGCGACCTTGACGGACCCGGCTGATTCATTGGCCGCCGAGGAGACCATCGGGCAACTTCGCGACGCGGTCGGGAACGTGAACGGCGCCGATGCGCTCGTCGGTGGCCCGACGGCGGTCGACCTCGACACCAAGACGACGGCCATCCACGACCGGAATCTGATCATCCCGATCGTCAGCATCGTGGTGCTGCTCATCCTGTGTGCGCTCCTCCGCGCGATCGTGGCCCCGATCCTCCTGATGGCCACCGTGATCCTGAGCTTCGCCGCGACGCTGGGAATCTCGTCGATCGTGTTCAACCACATCCTCGGGTTCCCCGGCGCAGATCCGGTCGTACCGCTGTTCGCGTTCGTGTTCCTGGTGGCGCTGGGCATCGACTACAACATCTTCCTGATGACCCGCGTCCGTGAGGAGGCACTCCAGATCGGCACGCGCCGAGGTGTTCTCCGTGGACTCACCGTGACCGGCGGAGTCATCACCTCCGCAGGTGTGGTCCTCGCCGCGACGTTCTCGGCGCTGGCAGTCATTCCGCTGATCTTCCTGGCGCAGATCGCGTTCATCGTCGCCTTCGGCGTTCTCCTCGACGCACTGATCGTGCGGACGCTCCTGGTCCCCGCGCTCGTCTACGACATCGGCCGACCGGTGTGGTGGCCGAGTGCGCTGGCCAAGAAAGAGGACGTGCCGGAAGACAAGGAGCTGGTGGGCCCGTAG
- a CDS encoding ATP-binding cassette domain-containing protein has protein sequence MTATHHDVAARATEPAASLLRIDHLSVRFPHRDGGVDAVTDLSLDLPADHVLALVGESGSGKSVTASAIAGLLPASARPEVTGSISLDGRQIVGAPERQLNTLRGRRIGTIFQNPATSFDPSFTIGNQLIELIRLHRRSSRADARELAAEWLARVGIHDAARVLGSYPHQLSGGMRQRVMIAAACLPEPDLLIADEPTTALDPTLSVHILDLIDGLRRELGMAVLLVTHDFGVVARLSDSVAVLRHGRLVEYGATAELLTDPRHQYTRRLISAVPELSADAHLGERETSRPATAPAAVISGVSKVFPATGGRSEDFAALDDVSIRVDRGRTLGLIGESGSGKSTLARILAGIEPASRGSATIHRDGVEIEISRLRDAERARHVQLVFQDHGSALNPRIRVSGQISRPISRLGVASGPAARRRADELLDLVGLDPSVIGDRYPHQLSGGQRQRVGIAQALGVEPALVILDEPTSALDVTTQDEILELLADLRSTTSVDYVLIAHDLAVVQAFADDVVVLDGGRVVDRFEARDFRAPDRDPVTRRLVDAVLSPRPRSPRPAVHVDKVLPVR, from the coding sequence ATGACCGCCACCCACCACGATGTCGCCGCCCGCGCCACGGAGCCCGCTGCTTCGCTACTGCGCATCGATCACCTGTCGGTTCGCTTTCCCCACCGCGACGGCGGTGTGGACGCGGTCACCGACCTGAGTCTCGACTTGCCCGCCGACCATGTCCTGGCCCTTGTCGGGGAGTCGGGTTCGGGTAAGAGCGTCACCGCGTCCGCGATAGCCGGTCTGCTGCCGGCGAGTGCTCGGCCCGAGGTGACCGGATCGATCTCACTGGACGGGCGGCAGATCGTCGGTGCGCCGGAACGTCAACTGAACACACTGCGAGGCAGGAGAATCGGGACGATCTTCCAGAATCCGGCGACCTCGTTCGACCCGTCGTTCACGATCGGCAACCAGCTGATCGAGTTGATCAGACTGCACCGTCGGTCGAGTAGGGCGGACGCCCGCGAGCTGGCCGCGGAGTGGCTGGCGCGCGTGGGTATCCACGACGCAGCACGTGTCCTGGGCAGTTATCCGCACCAGCTCAGCGGTGGGATGCGGCAGCGGGTCATGATCGCCGCAGCCTGCCTGCCCGAGCCCGATCTGCTGATCGCGGATGAGCCGACGACCGCACTCGACCCGACCCTGTCGGTCCACATCCTGGACCTCATCGACGGCCTGCGCCGGGAGCTCGGCATGGCGGTACTGCTGGTGACCCACGACTTCGGCGTCGTCGCACGCCTGAGTGACTCGGTCGCGGTTCTCCGGCACGGCCGTCTCGTGGAGTACGGCGCCACGGCCGAGTTGCTCACAGATCCGCGACACCAGTACACGCGGCGGCTCATCTCGGCGGTTCCCGAACTCTCCGCCGACGCGCACCTCGGCGAGCGTGAGACATCCAGGCCCGCCACCGCCCCGGCCGCGGTGATCTCCGGGGTGTCGAAGGTGTTCCCCGCGACCGGCGGGCGAAGCGAGGATTTCGCGGCGCTGGACGACGTGTCGATTCGGGTGGACCGCGGACGCACACTCGGGCTGATCGGCGAATCCGGGTCCGGGAAGTCCACGCTCGCCCGCATTCTCGCCGGGATCGAACCGGCCTCCCGGGGATCGGCGACCATCCACCGCGACGGAGTCGAGATCGAGATCTCGCGACTGCGGGATGCCGAACGCGCACGGCACGTGCAACTGGTGTTCCAGGATCACGGGAGTGCGCTGAATCCGCGGATCCGGGTGAGCGGACAGATCTCGCGGCCCATCAGCCGGCTCGGGGTGGCTTCTGGTCCGGCAGCGCGTCGGCGTGCCGACGAACTCCTCGATCTCGTCGGACTCGATCCCTCGGTCATCGGCGACCGATACCCTCACCAGCTGTCCGGCGGGCAACGCCAGCGGGTCGGCATCGCCCAGGCGCTCGGGGTCGAGCCGGCCCTGGTGATCCTGGACGAACCGACGTCGGCTCTGGACGTCACGACTCAGGACGAGATCCTCGAACTCCTCGCGGACCTGCGGTCGACGACATCGGTCGACTACGTGCTCATCGCTCACGACCTCGCCGTCGTACAGGCTTTTGCCGACGATGTCGTGGTTCTGGACGGGGGACGGGTTGTCGACCGGTTCGAGGCGCGTGACTTCCGTGCTCCGGACCGCGATCCCGTCACACGTCGTCTCGTCGACGCGGTGCTGTCGCCGAGACCGCGGTCGCCGCGGCCGGCTGTTCATGTGGACAAGGTGCTGCCGGTCCGCTGA
- a CDS encoding ABC transporter permease: MTLSEESVDRTVDAGVPVPRRRPRRPAWTHHRQLLVAVSVLAAVIVVSVLAPWIVPHDPTVGDPASRYLTPGTEGHLFGTDEQGRDILSRLIWGGRATIGPTAIATSVAVLIGSVIGLLTGWSRSWLSSAVMRITDILFAFPVVIVAFALAEVIGMGVWVVASAVVFAAVPYVTRIVHAETRRQRELEYVDAAVGLGASSWTVLRSEILPNVGATIIVYWTSLIGILIVLASSLSALGIGVQPPTPDWGRMVAEGAKVLISGSPFVAIVPGIAILVVGLAFNWLGDGLRDVLDPRWSPRP; this comes from the coding sequence GTGACCCTGTCCGAGGAATCAGTCGACCGCACGGTCGACGCCGGCGTCCCGGTCCCTCGACGTCGGCCGCGGCGCCCGGCGTGGACCCATCACCGGCAACTCCTCGTCGCGGTGTCGGTGCTGGCGGCGGTCATCGTCGTATCGGTGCTGGCGCCGTGGATCGTGCCCCATGACCCCACCGTCGGCGATCCGGCGTCGCGGTACCTGACACCGGGCACCGAGGGTCATCTGTTCGGTACCGACGAGCAGGGTCGCGACATCTTGAGCCGCCTCATCTGGGGTGGTCGGGCGACGATCGGGCCGACCGCGATCGCCACCTCGGTCGCGGTCCTGATCGGGTCGGTGATCGGCCTGCTCACCGGATGGTCGCGATCGTGGCTGTCCTCGGCGGTCATGCGCATCACCGACATCCTGTTCGCCTTCCCCGTCGTCATCGTCGCGTTCGCACTGGCCGAGGTGATCGGGATGGGGGTCTGGGTGGTGGCCTCGGCGGTCGTCTTCGCAGCCGTCCCGTACGTCACGCGTATCGTGCACGCCGAGACGCGTCGGCAGCGTGAACTCGAATACGTCGACGCCGCAGTCGGTCTGGGAGCGTCGTCGTGGACGGTCCTGCGGTCGGAGATCCTGCCGAACGTCGGCGCGACCATCATCGTCTACTGGACCAGTCTGATCGGGATCCTGATCGTGTTGGCTTCGAGTCTCAGTGCACTCGGCATCGGCGTGCAGCCGCCGACCCCGGACTGGGGCCGGATGGTGGCCGAGGGCGCCAAGGTCCTGATCTCGGGAAGCCCGTTCGTGGCGATCGTCCCGGGTATCGCGATCCTCGTCGTCGGTCTGGCGTTCAACTGGCTCGGCGACGGATTACGTGACGTACTCGACCCGCGATGGAGTCCTCGACCATGA
- a CDS encoding ABC transporter permease, with product MSTTLFTNETVARPGPPPPQPGEPVEERPVRLATIRRAARRHRLALRISGRVLLLVPVLFVISILVFVLGKASPGDPVKASLHGVLSPDAVADLQKAFGLNDPVVVQYLTWLSSLFTDGGGRSIINGSTVFDTLGTAFGNTLVLTAAAALVFVVFGVFIGTVAALNHNRFVDRAIMLLVQVGSNLSVYWFGLLLIWLFALEWKVLPATGMRDASGDGGAGDLFHHLILPAFSAALISMLILARFARAGVIESMESDYIRTLRSQGMPRRRILVKHVGRNVAPIIVTTTGLEVGTLLSGAVFVEFVFSWPGVGTDLMNAISAHDYPVIQGGVMLVTVVFVLVNLVTDVVGDLLDPRLRS from the coding sequence ATGTCGACGACCCTGTTCACGAACGAGACCGTCGCCCGGCCCGGACCGCCTCCGCCGCAGCCCGGAGAGCCGGTGGAGGAGCGGCCGGTCCGGTTGGCCACGATCCGTCGCGCGGCCCGAAGACACCGTCTCGCGCTCCGGATCTCGGGCCGCGTCCTCCTCCTCGTGCCGGTGCTGTTCGTCATCTCGATCCTGGTCTTCGTCCTCGGGAAGGCCAGTCCGGGTGATCCCGTCAAAGCGAGCCTGCACGGCGTGCTCTCGCCCGACGCGGTGGCCGACCTCCAGAAGGCCTTCGGACTGAACGACCCCGTGGTGGTCCAGTACCTCACGTGGCTGTCGAGTCTGTTCACCGACGGCGGTGGACGCTCGATCATCAACGGCTCGACAGTGTTCGACACCTTGGGTACGGCGTTCGGCAACACCCTCGTCCTCACCGCGGCCGCGGCGCTCGTGTTCGTGGTCTTCGGCGTGTTCATCGGGACGGTGGCTGCACTCAACCACAACCGGTTCGTCGACCGGGCGATCATGCTGCTCGTGCAGGTCGGCTCCAACCTGTCGGTGTACTGGTTCGGGCTGCTGCTGATCTGGCTGTTCGCCCTGGAGTGGAAGGTGCTGCCCGCCACCGGCATGCGTGACGCCTCGGGCGACGGGGGAGCCGGCGACCTGTTCCATCACCTCATCCTCCCGGCGTTCTCCGCCGCGCTCATCTCCATGCTGATCCTGGCGCGCTTCGCCCGTGCCGGGGTCATCGAGAGCATGGAGTCGGACTACATCCGGACGCTGCGCAGCCAGGGCATGCCGCGACGGCGGATCCTCGTCAAGCACGTGGGGCGCAATGTCGCGCCGATCATCGTCACCACCACCGGTCTCGAGGTCGGGACACTCCTCAGCGGTGCGGTGTTCGTCGAGTTCGTCTTCAGCTGGCCCGGTGTCGGCACCGACCTGATGAACGCCATCAGTGCGCACGACTATCCCGTCATCCAGGGCGGCGTCATGTTGGTCACCGTGGTGTTCGTCCTCGTCAACCTCGTCACCGATGTCGTCGGCGACCTACTCGATCCGCGCCTGAGGAGCTGA
- a CDS encoding ABC transporter substrate-binding protein translates to MLIERIRRRGVIVAALTLSVAVIATACGGGGDSISSKNPTDTLVVGLYTEPTAIDPQREYFWETFRASRNIYEPLVQEVLSSDQGVTELAPGLATAWRHTPDATTWTFDLRRGVKFHDGTDFDAAALDFNVKRFTDPGFEFYDEKSAAMLKARFNDLESTRIVDDHTYEFTFNRPYLGFPRLLAQSIGSPLIFSPAALREYGNDGLSEHPTGTGPYRFVERKINDHITLDRFDGYWGESPALKRLVFRTIPNNQSRLAAFQSGEIDILTRVQPTDVELLERQGAVVPKGTGAQLDYVSFLFGNKWAQNPSVREAVSLAIDRQGLADNIYSGHAQPLWSFLNPGNEAYDANLRNYSYDPERARAVLTEAGVGNGQVSFNIIADLAGQPEAEAISANLKAVGINAPVVALERGNYSSRISNPQPDDGFHLGEYGGTYPEWALEGFNSTVVANGGERYVDYPAITRALDAARYTADPAVRIANWQNADKVIAADHAVIPTVNFTRYYAISPQVRGFVWPNTNWYDLGPVSKEG, encoded by the coding sequence ATGCTCATCGAACGGATCCGTCGTCGCGGCGTCATCGTTGCCGCCCTGACACTGTCGGTCGCCGTCATCGCGACCGCCTGCGGAGGAGGAGGTGATTCGATCTCCTCGAAGAACCCCACCGACACCTTGGTGGTCGGTCTCTACACGGAACCGACGGCGATCGACCCGCAGCGCGAGTATTTCTGGGAGACCTTCCGCGCGTCACGGAACATCTACGAGCCGCTGGTGCAGGAGGTGCTGTCGAGCGACCAGGGCGTCACGGAGTTGGCACCGGGGCTCGCGACCGCGTGGCGACACACTCCCGACGCCACCACCTGGACATTCGACCTCCGACGCGGAGTGAAGTTCCACGACGGAACGGACTTCGACGCTGCCGCACTCGACTTCAACGTCAAGCGGTTCACCGACCCCGGCTTCGAGTTCTACGACGAGAAGAGTGCCGCGATGCTCAAGGCGCGCTTCAACGACCTCGAGAGCACCCGCATCGTCGACGATCACACCTACGAGTTCACGTTCAACCGCCCGTACCTGGGCTTTCCCCGTCTGCTCGCCCAGTCCATCGGTTCGCCGCTGATCTTCAGTCCCGCGGCCCTGCGGGAGTACGGCAACGACGGCCTGTCCGAGCATCCGACCGGCACGGGGCCGTATCGATTCGTCGAGCGCAAGATCAACGACCACATCACTCTCGATCGCTTCGACGGCTACTGGGGTGAGTCTCCCGCGCTCAAGCGCCTGGTGTTCCGCACCATCCCCAACAACCAGAGCAGGCTCGCCGCGTTCCAGAGTGGCGAGATCGACATCCTCACCCGAGTGCAGCCGACCGATGTCGAGTTGCTCGAACGGCAGGGCGCGGTGGTGCCGAAGGGGACCGGGGCGCAACTGGACTACGTGTCGTTCCTGTTCGGCAACAAGTGGGCGCAGAATCCCTCGGTGCGCGAGGCGGTCTCGCTCGCCATCGACCGGCAGGGTCTCGCCGACAACATCTACTCCGGTCACGCCCAGCCGTTGTGGTCGTTCCTCAATCCCGGCAACGAGGCATACGACGCGAACCTCCGGAACTACTCCTACGATCCCGAGCGTGCGCGAGCGGTGCTCACCGAGGCCGGCGTCGGGAACGGTCAGGTGTCGTTCAACATCATCGCCGACCTCGCGGGTCAGCCCGAGGCAGAGGCCATCTCGGCGAACTTGAAGGCCGTCGGGATCAACGCGCCGGTAGTCGCGCTCGAGCGCGGCAACTACTCGTCGCGCATCTCCAACCCGCAGCCCGACGACGGCTTCCATCTCGGCGAGTACGGCGGCACCTACCCGGAGTGGGCCCTCGAGGGATTCAACTCGACCGTTGTAGCCAATGGCGGTGAGCGCTACGTCGACTACCCGGCGATCACCCGTGCTCTCGACGCCGCGCGGTACACAGCCGATCCCGCTGTCCGGATCGCCAACTGGCAGAACGCCGACAAGGTCATCGCCGCCGATCACGCGGTGATCCCCACGGTGAACTTCACCCGCTACTACGCGATCTCGCCGCAGGTCCGCGGATTCGTCTGGCCGAACACGAACTGGTACGACCTCGGTCCGGTGTCGAAGGAGGGCTGA
- a CDS encoding GNAT family N-acetyltransferase: MTLEIRNLSTPEEVRSALGAFFRSMVGLPPLTLDAATITDPGRYIGALDEGRVIGGTDSYSGYLVVPGGTRVPHAAVTHVGVLPTHRRRGVLRRLLAAQFDDLARRGEVVATLRASEAVIYERFGYGVASSARSVRVDARRARLRPTHPEGGRIVLVDDAVTTSRLRDIAGLVESPGSIGLPEPWWELQRLRRAGDPASVHVAVHRTGDVDDGFVIYRPEGSDHWFESSERTITVTDFVAANDSARAGLWRHLLSLDLVDVIDIAAVPLDDPIVVAVDDRRSLTLGPERDETWLRLIDVEAALGARAYAEEDPVSVAVVDPQLPSNSGIYEIGSKSVRRTDARPDVTVDVSALGATYLGGTRWRQLAAVGRVTVHRDDAIRRLDVLFGTDRLPFSGTSF, translated from the coding sequence GTGACCCTCGAGATCCGGAACCTGTCGACGCCAGAGGAAGTGCGGTCGGCGCTCGGCGCCTTCTTCCGCTCCATGGTGGGACTACCGCCGTTGACTCTCGACGCCGCCACGATCACCGACCCCGGGCGGTACATCGGCGCGCTCGACGAGGGCCGGGTGATCGGCGGAACCGACTCCTACAGCGGGTATCTCGTGGTCCCCGGCGGCACCCGGGTACCCCACGCCGCCGTGACGCACGTCGGCGTGCTGCCGACGCACCGGCGCCGCGGCGTGCTCAGACGGCTGCTCGCAGCGCAGTTCGACGACCTCGCACGCCGTGGAGAGGTCGTAGCGACGCTGCGCGCGTCGGAGGCGGTCATCTACGAGCGCTTCGGCTACGGAGTGGCGAGCAGCGCCCGCTCGGTGCGGGTGGATGCCCGGCGTGCCCGTCTCCGACCCACACATCCGGAGGGAGGCCGGATCGTCCTCGTCGACGACGCGGTGACCACCAGCCGGCTGCGAGATATCGCCGGGCTCGTCGAGTCGCCGGGCTCGATCGGTCTCCCCGAGCCGTGGTGGGAACTCCAGCGTCTGCGTCGTGCGGGTGATCCGGCCTCCGTCCACGTAGCGGTGCATCGCACCGGAGACGTGGACGACGGCTTCGTCATCTACCGCCCCGAGGGCTCCGACCACTGGTTCGAGAGCAGCGAACGGACGATCACGGTCACCGACTTCGTCGCCGCGAACGACTCGGCACGGGCCGGCCTGTGGCGGCACCTGCTCTCGCTCGACCTCGTGGACGTCATCGACATCGCGGCTGTCCCACTTGACGATCCGATCGTGGTCGCGGTCGACGACCGCCGGTCCCTCACGCTCGGGCCGGAACGCGACGAGACCTGGCTTCGACTCATCGACGTCGAGGCGGCGCTCGGTGCACGGGCATACGCCGAGGAGGACCCGGTGAGCGTCGCCGTCGTCGATCCGCAACTGCCGTCCAACTCCGGCATCTACGAGATCGGCTCGAAATCTGTGCGGCGCACCGACGCCCGGCCGGATGTCACGGTCGACGTGTCCGCGCTCGGCGCCACCTACCTCGGCGGCACCCGCTGGCGTCAACTCGCCGCGGTCGGCCGGGTCACCGTGCACCGAGACGACGCGATCCGTCGTCTCGACGTGCTGTTCGGCACCGACCGGCTGCCCTTCTCCGGAACCTCGTTCTGA
- a CDS encoding acyl-CoA dehydrogenase family protein — MTDTVAPTAPVYLQPATATDTELDERFTPIFERIAAGNIDRERHREFAHDQVSWLKAAGLGRIRIPVEQGGLGASLEQTFALLASLAEADANVAHVWRNHLAFVEDRLNAPQSAANDRWIDRFLAGEFVGGGWTEANNGTLAAMATTIRPDGDQYRVTGAKFYATGSLFADWLDVIGRTDDGALLTALVRRDHPGVELVDDWTGFGQQTTASGSANYIDVPAEDGNVFPVAERFVYQGHFYQVAILAVLTGIIRAALRDGVIALRSRGRNYPHGLDPVPASDPQLLQVIGSVSAHAFAAEAALRQTARELDRLAIAHAAGDADERALRVRTSQVATDQAQLVIIDAALDATTTVFDALGASGVSTTTLLDRHWRNARTLASHNPRVYKARILGDWVVNGADPVPDLFAAGRGGQGN, encoded by the coding sequence ATGACCGACACCGTGGCGCCGACCGCGCCGGTGTACCTGCAGCCCGCAACGGCAACCGACACCGAACTGGACGAACGCTTCACCCCGATCTTCGAACGCATCGCCGCGGGCAACATCGACCGCGAGCGCCACCGCGAATTCGCCCACGACCAGGTGTCGTGGCTCAAGGCCGCGGGCCTGGGCCGGATCCGTATCCCCGTCGAGCAGGGCGGACTGGGCGCATCGCTCGAGCAGACCTTCGCGCTCCTCGCCTCACTGGCCGAGGCCGACGCCAACGTGGCCCACGTCTGGCGCAACCACCTCGCGTTCGTCGAGGACCGGCTCAACGCACCGCAATCGGCCGCCAACGACCGGTGGATCGACAGATTCCTGGCCGGCGAGTTCGTGGGCGGCGGTTGGACGGAGGCCAACAACGGCACCCTCGCCGCGATGGCCACGACCATCCGGCCCGACGGCGATCAGTACCGCGTGACCGGGGCGAAGTTCTACGCGACCGGCAGCCTGTTCGCCGACTGGCTCGACGTCATCGGCCGGACCGACGACGGAGCACTGCTCACCGCCCTCGTCCGCCGCGACCACCCCGGCGTCGAACTCGTCGACGACTGGACCGGTTTCGGGCAACAGACCACCGCGAGCGGCAGCGCGAACTACATCGACGTGCCGGCCGAGGACGGGAACGTCTTCCCGGTCGCCGAGCGGTTCGTGTACCAGGGGCACTTCTACCAGGTCGCGATACTCGCGGTCCTGACCGGGATCATCCGTGCGGCCTTGCGCGACGGCGTGATCGCCCTGCGCTCGCGCGGGCGCAACTACCCCCATGGTCTCGACCCGGTGCCTGCCTCGGATCCCCAGCTGCTGCAGGTCATCGGCAGCGTGTCGGCGCATGCATTCGCCGCGGAGGCGGCTCTGCGGCAGACCGCACGCGAGTTGGATCGCCTCGCCATCGCTCACGCTGCCGGCGACGCCGACGAGCGCGCACTGCGAGTCCGGACTTCCCAGGTGGCCACCGACCAGGCTCAGCTGGTGATCATCGACGCCGCGCTGGACGCCACGACCACCGTGTTCGACGCACTCGGGGCATCCGGCGTCTCGACCACCACGTTGCTCGACCGACATTGGCGCAATGCGCGGACCCTCGCATCGCACAATCCGCGTGTATACAAGGCACGCATCCTCGGGGACTGGGTGGTGAACGGCGCCGATCCGGTGCCCGACCTCTTCGCCGCCGGTCGCGGTGGACAGGGCAACTGA
- a CDS encoding LLM class flavin-dependent oxidoreductase, translating into MAEPYLALGLTGTAVLRLLDDPQLRAEWDDLPLAFSILGIDRLDGRSGPTEVIVDGSAAAAVLLARTVAARVLVPAPPRRDHPYNLARRVASLGHLSTGRSGVVFGPEDHAGASGDPWSVSTGGVAADTSPAGRAVAAARAVRALERSWQLDSVVGDRESGIFVRSDEIEHVDVEGVFRIAGPLTVPEPPHGPSVIGWYAAGEHDPEADDAVDLVIGGNGPVRVVEPGEPLPGDATGVVLASRADTDLTELLSTARRWLADGARATERSQPLRAALSLPAPPRDRGRPAFAVPQPHPWL; encoded by the coding sequence ATGGCCGAGCCCTACCTCGCACTCGGGCTGACCGGCACGGCGGTTCTGCGGCTGCTCGACGATCCGCAGCTGAGGGCCGAGTGGGACGACCTTCCGCTGGCGTTCTCCATCCTCGGGATCGACCGGCTCGACGGCCGTTCCGGTCCCACTGAGGTCATCGTCGACGGGAGTGCTGCCGCGGCAGTCCTTCTGGCGCGCACCGTGGCTGCGCGAGTCCTCGTTCCCGCACCGCCTCGTCGTGATCACCCGTACAACCTCGCCCGTCGCGTTGCATCCCTCGGTCACCTGTCGACCGGACGGAGCGGGGTGGTCTTCGGACCCGAAGATCACGCGGGCGCGTCCGGGGACCCGTGGTCGGTGTCCACCGGCGGGGTAGCTGCAGACACGTCCCCGGCGGGTCGCGCGGTCGCCGCGGCCCGAGCGGTGCGGGCCTTGGAACGTAGCTGGCAACTGGACTCGGTGGTGGGCGACCGCGAGTCGGGGATCTTCGTACGCTCGGACGAGATCGAACACGTCGACGTCGAGGGCGTCTTCCGGATCGCCGGCCCACTGACGGTCCCAGAGCCGCCGCACGGCCCGTCCGTCATCGGGTGGTACGCCGCCGGAGAGCACGACCCCGAGGCGGACGACGCGGTCGACCTCGTGATCGGCGGAAACGGCCCGGTCCGCGTCGTGGAACCAGGTGAGCCACTCCCCGGCGACGCGACGGGCGTCGTCCTCGCGTCCCGCGCCGACACAGACCTCACCGAGTTGCTGTCCACCGCGCGCCGGTGGTTGGCCGACGGTGCTCGTGCCACCGAACGGTCGCAGCCCCTGCGCGCGGCCCTCTCCCTGCCGGCACCCCCGCGCGACCGCGGTCGGCCGGCTTTCGCTGTACCCCAGCCCCATCCGTGGCTGTAG